In bacterium, the following proteins share a genomic window:
- a CDS encoding transglycosylase SLT domain-containing protein codes for MQSQDLTASGLPEPWRAAVGAAVLPKAALVAHFRRHPTPPDDIDLQGMWVNGRRTAQQGDAAAYEAIAATPGLKPTWRLDLWRRAAELRLLDGSEVRARADLDKALALAREGNGTNATRRRLRQWVEQSMVRAIAKGDLAGARTLREAGRTTFTGAELDAFRAETRHWEARLGAAAAVPDTAEMTARAAWLVETGRAPRVRPADAAVRDAFVAAADRPLWDLWVKWGLSFADSNPGGGVAAEYARRLARVAGSSAPAAAAMLAVAPLLAEDRLAGQLLDADVAFLTGGGTPARPSLVPALVQAAGSDYVRIHALLGFALAAGDMRGALGAASVLPQRGLTAAERRLFLYPLPGPGPVRDALLRAENDPALLLAIARNESLFEAGVRSWAGALGWMQITPFHYERPGALPGAGHWSNARISIARGDHLVSDGARRYGGDPYRVLAGYNAGYEATDRWDRQLGGNAARDIYLAWIGYPETRHYVEKVLVDRAIYEAVIGGTAPARD; via the coding sequence GTGCAGTCGCAGGACCTGACCGCGTCCGGGCTGCCGGAGCCCTGGCGCGCGGCCGTGGGCGCCGCCGTGCTGCCCAAGGCGGCACTGGTGGCCCATTTCCGCCGGCATCCGACCCCTCCGGACGACATCGACCTGCAGGGGATGTGGGTGAACGGGCGCCGCACCGCCCAGCAGGGCGATGCCGCCGCCTACGAAGCGATCGCCGCCACGCCCGGCCTGAAGCCGACCTGGCGCCTGGACCTGTGGCGCCGCGCCGCAGAGCTGCGCCTGCTCGACGGCAGTGAGGTGCGGGCCCGCGCCGACCTCGACAAGGCCCTGGCCCTGGCGCGCGAGGGCAACGGCACGAACGCCACGCGGCGACGCCTGCGGCAATGGGTGGAACAGTCGATGGTGCGGGCCATCGCCAAGGGCGACCTGGCCGGCGCCCGCACCCTGCGTGAAGCCGGGCGCACCACGTTCACCGGGGCGGAGCTCGATGCGTTCCGCGCCGAGACCCGGCATTGGGAAGCCCGCCTCGGGGCCGCCGCCGCGGTGCCCGACACCGCCGAGATGACAGCCCGCGCCGCGTGGCTCGTGGAGACCGGGCGCGCGCCGCGCGTGAGGCCGGCCGATGCCGCGGTCCGGGACGCCTTCGTCGCGGCCGCCGACCGCCCGCTGTGGGACCTGTGGGTCAAGTGGGGGCTGTCGTTTGCGGACTCGAACCCCGGTGGCGGAGTTGCTGCCGAGTACGCCCGGCGCCTGGCTCGCGTGGCGGGCAGCAGCGCGCCGGCGGCAGCGGCCATGCTTGCCGTGGCCCCCCTGCTGGCGGAGGACCGTCTGGCCGGCCAGCTCCTGGATGCCGATGTGGCCTTCCTGACCGGGGGCGGAACGCCGGCGCGGCCTTCCCTGGTGCCGGCCCTGGTCCAGGCCGCCGGGAGCGATTACGTGCGCATCCACGCCCTCCTGGGGTTCGCTCTGGCCGCCGGCGACATGCGCGGGGCCCTGGGTGCGGCCAGTGTGCTGCCACAGCGCGGTTTGACAGCGGCCGAGCGAAGGCTATTCCTTTACCCCCTCCCGGGGCCGGGACCGGTGCGCGATGCCCTGCTGCGCGCGGAGAACGACCCGGCGCTCCTGCTCGCGATCGCGCGCAACGAATCTTTGTTCGAGGCCGGGGTACGTTCCTGGGCCGGCGCGCTGGGCTGGATGCAGATCACGCCCTTCCACTACGAGCGACCCGGCGCGTTGCCCGGGGCGGGCCATTGGAGCAATGCGCGGATTTCCATCGCCCGGGGCGACCACCTCGTGAGCGATGGGGCCCGACGCTACGGGGGCGACCCCTACCGGGTGCTGGCCGGCTACAACGCCGGCTACGAGGCCACCGATCGCTGGGACCGGCAACTGGGCGGCAATGCGGCCCGCGACATCTACCTGGCCTGGATCGGCTATCCCGAGACGCGCCACTATGTCGAGAAGGTCCTGGTCGATCGCGCCATCTACGAGGCCGTCATCGGCGGCACGGCGCCTGCCCGCGACTGA
- the secA gene encoding preprotein translocase subunit SecA — protein MANGLQGWFEKAFGKKNRDAAKLSPLVEKIKANRERYRSLSDDDLRALRTEFGRRHTAGESLDDLLVEAYGVVWEGCRRLTERKATWIVWGQEMTWDMVPYDVQMMGAIVLHQGKIAEMATGEGKTLVAIMPLYLNSLPGRGAHLVTVNDYLAKRDAQWMGGVLEFLGCKVGYILGEMTPEERRVAYACDVTYGTNNEFGFDYLRDNMVVHPEHLVHREFFYAIVDEVDSVLIDEARTPLIISGAVDKSTHQFTEMNPRVQNVVRGQMKIVNDWLGDVERALRAAADGEDVKIDDETALKLLRISRGAPKNQRFRKLGQIPGVLETIQRTEENYMRDKAMWEADADLLYVVEEKNHHVDLTEKGREVFAREERDFFVLPDLAESAGAIQNDESLTPIEKAQRLAAIEQAYALKNELISNADQLLRAYSLYEKDVEYVVQDGKVIIVDTFTGRLQPGRRFSEGLHQALEAKEGVVVQRETQTLATVTVQNFFRKYEKLAGMTGTAETEEAEFNGIYKLDVVIIPSNRPIARKDLDDVIYKTKKAKYKAIVEEIKRLHRLGLPVLVGTTTVEVSELLSRLLKLQGINHNVLNAKHHKMEAEIVSEAGRIGAVTIATNMAGRGTDIKLAPGVLDLPSKWPSDPDLKKEEWEGQATGLQIIGTERHESRRIDRQLRGRAGRQGDPGQAIFFLSLEDDLMRLFSPERIIKVMDKLGVQEDEVITHSMVTRAIEKAQMRVENQNYDTRKHLLEYDDVVNKQREVIYGMRRDALEGHELGEQFSDFLENAVDGVLAECIDPETVPDDWDLEKLQRLWGPLVLAPLPIAPREHLEMGYDALAERLRDQARQRYQAKCELLGEHLTGQLQKFVMIQILDEQWRDHLNELIMLRSGIGLRSYGQRDPLVEYKGESFRMFEALVGSIEKSAINLFFRAELAPPPERPATPPPVMQTKHQEVAAFGSASTEPAPDEDAIAGRPRPVVNVASANIGRNDPCPCGSGKKYKKCCGAV, from the coding sequence ATGGCCAACGGCCTGCAGGGATGGTTCGAGAAGGCGTTCGGGAAGAAGAACCGCGATGCGGCGAAGCTGAGCCCGCTGGTCGAGAAGATCAAGGCCAACCGTGAGCGCTACCGCTCGCTGAGCGACGACGACCTTCGTGCCCTCCGCACCGAATTCGGGCGCCGCCACACGGCCGGTGAATCGCTGGATGACCTTCTCGTCGAGGCCTACGGCGTGGTCTGGGAAGGCTGCCGCCGCCTGACCGAGCGGAAGGCCACCTGGATCGTCTGGGGCCAGGAAATGACCTGGGACATGGTGCCGTACGACGTCCAGATGATGGGCGCCATCGTGCTGCACCAGGGCAAGATCGCGGAAATGGCCACCGGCGAAGGCAAGACCCTCGTCGCGATCATGCCCCTGTACCTGAATTCGCTGCCCGGGCGCGGCGCCCACCTGGTGACCGTCAACGACTACCTGGCCAAGCGCGACGCGCAGTGGATGGGCGGCGTGCTCGAGTTCCTCGGCTGCAAGGTCGGCTACATCCTGGGCGAGATGACGCCCGAGGAACGCCGCGTGGCCTACGCCTGCGACGTGACCTACGGCACCAACAACGAGTTCGGCTTCGACTACCTGCGCGACAACATGGTCGTGCACCCCGAGCACCTCGTGCACCGCGAGTTCTTCTACGCGATCGTCGACGAGGTGGACTCGGTCCTGATCGACGAGGCGCGCACGCCGCTCATCATCTCGGGCGCCGTTGACAAGTCGACGCACCAGTTCACCGAGATGAACCCGCGCGTGCAGAACGTCGTCCGTGGCCAGATGAAGATCGTCAACGACTGGCTGGGCGATGTCGAGCGCGCGCTCCGCGCCGCCGCCGACGGCGAGGACGTCAAGATCGACGACGAGACCGCGCTGAAGCTCCTGCGCATCAGCCGCGGCGCTCCCAAGAACCAGCGCTTCCGCAAGCTCGGCCAGATCCCCGGCGTCCTGGAGACGATCCAGCGCACCGAGGAAAACTACATGCGCGACAAGGCCATGTGGGAGGCCGACGCCGACCTGCTCTACGTGGTCGAGGAGAAGAACCACCACGTCGACCTGACCGAGAAGGGGCGCGAGGTCTTTGCCCGCGAGGAACGCGACTTCTTCGTGCTGCCCGACCTGGCCGAGAGCGCCGGCGCCATCCAGAACGACGAATCGCTCACGCCCATCGAGAAGGCGCAGCGCCTGGCGGCGATCGAGCAGGCGTATGCGCTGAAGAACGAGCTCATCAGCAACGCCGACCAGCTGCTGCGCGCGTACTCGCTCTACGAGAAGGATGTCGAGTACGTCGTGCAGGACGGCAAGGTGATCATCGTCGACACCTTCACCGGTCGCCTGCAGCCGGGCCGCCGGTTCAGCGAGGGCCTGCACCAGGCGCTCGAGGCGAAGGAAGGCGTGGTCGTCCAGCGCGAGACGCAGACGCTGGCCACGGTCACGGTCCAGAACTTCTTCCGCAAATACGAGAAGCTGGCCGGCATGACCGGCACGGCCGAGACCGAAGAGGCGGAGTTCAACGGGATCTACAAGCTGGACGTGGTCATCATCCCCTCGAACCGGCCGATTGCCCGCAAGGACCTCGACGACGTCATCTACAAGACGAAGAAGGCCAAGTACAAGGCGATCGTGGAGGAGATCAAGCGGCTCCACCGCCTGGGCCTGCCGGTCCTCGTCGGCACGACCACCGTCGAGGTGAGTGAACTGCTGAGCCGGCTGCTGAAGCTGCAGGGCATCAACCACAACGTGCTGAATGCCAAGCACCACAAGATGGAGGCCGAGATCGTCTCCGAGGCGGGGCGCATCGGCGCGGTGACCATCGCGACGAACATGGCCGGCCGCGGCACGGACATCAAGCTGGCCCCCGGCGTGCTGGACCTGCCGTCTAAATGGCCGAGCGACCCGGACCTCAAGAAGGAGGAATGGGAAGGCCAGGCCACCGGCCTGCAGATCATCGGCACCGAACGGCACGAGAGCCGGCGCATCGACCGGCAGCTGCGCGGCCGCGCCGGCCGCCAGGGCGACCCGGGCCAGGCCATCTTCTTCCTGTCGCTCGAGGACGACCTCATGCGCCTGTTCAGCCCCGAGCGCATCATCAAGGTGATGGACAAGCTGGGCGTCCAGGAAGACGAGGTCATCACACACTCGATGGTCACGCGGGCGATCGAGAAGGCGCAGATGCGCGTCGAGAACCAGAACTACGACACCCGCAAGCACCTGCTCGAATATGACGACGTCGTCAACAAGCAGCGCGAGGTCATCTACGGGATGCGTCGCGATGCGCTCGAGGGCCACGAGCTGGGCGAGCAGTTCAGCGACTTCCTGGAGAACGCCGTCGACGGGGTGCTGGCCGAATGCATCGACCCCGAGACCGTGCCCGACGACTGGGACCTCGAGAAGCTCCAGCGCCTGTGGGGACCGCTCGTACTGGCGCCGCTGCCGATTGCCCCGCGTGAGCACCTGGAGATGGGCTACGACGCACTGGCCGAGCGCCTGCGCGACCAGGCCCGCCAGCGCTACCAGGCCAAGTGCGAGCTGCTGGGCGAGCACCTGACGGGACAGCTGCAGAAGTTCGTGATGATCCAGATCCTGGACGAGCAGTGGCGCGACCATCTCAACGAGTTGATCATGCTGCGCAGCGGCATCGGCCTGCGCTCGTACGGGCAGCGCGACCCGCTGGTCGAGTACAAGGGCGAGTCGTTCCGGATGTTCGAGGCGCTCGTCGGCAGCATCGAGAAGTCGGCCATCAACCTGTTCTTCCGGGCCGAATTGGCGCCGCCGCCCGAGCGGCCCGCGACGCCGCCGCCGGTCATGCAGACGAAGCACCAGGAAGTCGCGGCTTTCGGCAGCGCTTCCACCGAGCCGGCGCCGGACGAGGATGCCATCGCGGGGCGTCCCCGACCGGTGGTCAACGTGGCCTCGGCCAACATCGGGCGCAACGACCCGTGCCCCTGCGGCAGCGGCAAGAAGTACAAGAAGTGTTGCGGCGCCGTCTAG
- a CDS encoding DUF494 family protein encodes MTASGLEEEDVHALLDWIEERLLPDNRQDWPQEPAPDAPSDKAFRLFGEMEDEYLTRDGLGLLLDLFNTGQIDRAQMEALLQYSSHIAFRPLTPYDLEPILEQVLFRPGRPGLTGGASEGFDNIH; translated from the coding sequence ATGACGGCCTCCGGGCTCGAGGAGGAGGACGTTCACGCCCTCCTGGACTGGATCGAGGAGCGTCTCCTGCCGGACAACCGCCAGGACTGGCCCCAGGAACCGGCCCCGGACGCCCCGTCGGACAAGGCCTTCCGCCTGTTCGGCGAGATGGAGGACGAATACCTGACGCGGGACGGCCTGGGCCTGCTGCTGGACCTGTTCAACACGGGCCAGATCGACCGTGCCCAGATGGAAGCGCTGCTGCAGTATTCGTCGCACATCGCCTTCCGCCCTTTGACGCCCTATGACCTTGAGCCCATCCTCGAGCAGGTCCTGTTCCGCCCCGGGCGGCCGGGCCTGACCGGGGGCGCCTCGGAAGGCTTCGACAATATCCATTGA
- the topA gene encoding type I DNA topoisomerase yields the protein MKLIIVESPAKARTITRFLGDGYVVASSYGHIRDLPASAKDIPARYKNESWSRLGVNIDDRYAPIYIVSPDSRAQVAELKKLLKQADEILLATDEDREGEAISWHLLEVLEPKVPVRRITFHEITRNAIMAALENPREIDMELVRAQEGRRILDRLYGYSLSPVLWKKVRTKLSAGRVQSVAVRLVVEKEEERQAFRVARYCDVEATLAGRDLEFGARLTTVDGKRVAGGKDFDPATGALKSGEGRLQLGEAEAAGLAAAAKATVPWRVSAVERKETTQRPAPPFITSTLQQAASSKLKMTPQRVMRIAQRLYEGVGDFAEGLITYMRTDSLTLSEGALAETAELVAREYGPEYTNGPRRYRTQSKGAQEAHEAIRPTHVSRTPASVAGRLDKDELAVYTLIWNRTVASQMADAKLDKTAADLVVKADGRELTFRANGSVVKFPGFLRVYGDRGQDALLPDLREGQSIGGAAASEPGGIDVKDVTHAAHETQPPARYTEASLIKKLEEEGIGRPSTYASVIATIQSREYVAKKGGALLPTYIGMAVTHLLREHFNRYVDVAFTARMEEELDQIAAGERDWVEFLDSFYHGRGDEAGLEKDISVGLDRIEFPRIHVGDDPETGAPIVLRIGRNYVSVNMEGDDERRATVPVDLLIDELTPQRALDLITERDRSREPIGRHPETGQDIYALTGPFGPYLQLGEQEGDTKPKRISLGAKTDLSTINLDYALRLLSLPRLIGTDPATGKPVRAGLGRFGPYVECERVFASVASVDELFSVTLEQALERIKNKNRRPVLRELGPHPETGLPLVICKGRYGPYVTDGKSNGTIGRDTDPEEVTVADAVALLVAAAERAAQGGGRPGRGGRKVTKKAAGKAVKKTAKKAGSGKTVKKTTAKKTVKKAARKGDGAAATKAAPRRRPAGPGTE from the coding sequence TTGAAACTGATCATCGTCGAGTCTCCCGCCAAGGCCCGGACCATCACGCGCTTCCTCGGCGACGGCTACGTCGTCGCGTCCAGCTACGGTCACATCCGCGACCTTCCGGCGTCCGCCAAGGACATCCCCGCCCGCTACAAGAACGAGTCATGGTCTCGCCTGGGCGTGAACATCGACGACCGCTACGCGCCCATCTACATCGTCTCGCCCGACAGCCGGGCGCAGGTCGCCGAGCTGAAGAAGCTCCTGAAGCAGGCGGACGAGATCCTGCTCGCGACGGACGAAGACCGCGAGGGCGAGGCCATCAGCTGGCACCTGCTCGAGGTGCTCGAGCCCAAGGTGCCGGTTCGCCGCATCACGTTCCATGAGATCACGCGCAACGCGATCATGGCAGCGCTGGAGAATCCACGCGAGATCGACATGGAGCTCGTGCGGGCGCAGGAGGGCCGGCGCATCCTCGACCGCCTCTACGGCTACTCGCTGTCGCCCGTGCTCTGGAAGAAGGTGCGGACCAAGCTGTCGGCCGGGCGCGTGCAGAGCGTGGCGGTGCGGCTGGTCGTCGAGAAGGAAGAGGAGCGGCAGGCCTTCCGCGTGGCCAGGTACTGCGATGTCGAGGCGACGCTGGCCGGCCGGGATCTCGAGTTCGGCGCGCGCCTGACCACCGTGGACGGCAAGCGTGTGGCCGGCGGCAAGGATTTCGACCCGGCTACCGGGGCCCTCAAGTCGGGCGAGGGGCGCCTGCAGCTGGGTGAGGCGGAGGCGGCCGGCCTGGCGGCAGCCGCGAAGGCGACCGTGCCCTGGCGCGTGAGCGCCGTCGAGCGCAAGGAGACGACACAGCGGCCGGCGCCGCCGTTCATCACCTCCACGTTGCAGCAGGCCGCCAGCAGCAAGCTCAAGATGACGCCGCAGCGCGTCATGCGCATCGCCCAGCGACTGTACGAAGGCGTGGGAGACTTCGCCGAGGGCCTCATCACCTACATGCGTACCGACTCGCTGACCCTCAGCGAGGGTGCGCTGGCCGAGACGGCCGAGCTGGTCGCCCGCGAATACGGCCCCGAGTACACGAACGGGCCGCGGCGCTACCGGACGCAGTCGAAGGGCGCGCAGGAAGCGCACGAGGCGATCCGCCCCACGCACGTCAGTCGCACGCCGGCCTCGGTGGCCGGGCGCCTGGACAAGGACGAACTGGCCGTCTATACGCTCATCTGGAACCGCACCGTTGCCTCGCAGATGGCCGACGCCAAGCTGGACAAGACCGCGGCCGACCTCGTGGTGAAGGCCGACGGGCGCGAACTCACCTTCCGGGCCAACGGCTCGGTCGTGAAGTTCCCGGGCTTCCTCCGCGTCTACGGCGACCGCGGCCAGGACGCACTGCTGCCCGACCTGCGCGAGGGCCAGTCGATCGGCGGGGCCGCAGCGAGCGAGCCGGGCGGCATCGACGTGAAGGATGTCACGCATGCGGCGCACGAGACCCAGCCGCCGGCGCGGTACACCGAGGCTTCGCTGATCAAGAAGCTGGAGGAGGAGGGCATCGGCCGCCCCTCGACGTACGCGTCCGTCATCGCCACCATCCAGAGCCGCGAGTACGTGGCCAAGAAGGGCGGCGCGCTGCTGCCGACCTACATCGGCATGGCGGTCACGCACCTGCTGCGCGAGCACTTCAACCGCTACGTCGATGTCGCGTTCACGGCGCGCATGGAAGAGGAACTGGACCAGATCGCCGCCGGCGAGCGCGACTGGGTCGAGTTCCTGGACAGCTTCTACCACGGCCGCGGCGACGAGGCGGGCCTGGAGAAGGATATTTCGGTCGGCCTGGACCGCATCGAGTTCCCGCGCATCCACGTGGGCGACGATCCCGAGACGGGCGCGCCGATCGTGCTGCGGATCGGTCGCAACTACGTCTCGGTGAACATGGAAGGCGACGACGAGCGACGCGCCACGGTGCCGGTCGACCTGCTGATCGACGAGCTGACGCCGCAGCGCGCGCTCGACCTGATCACGGAGCGCGACCGCTCCCGCGAGCCCATCGGCCGGCATCCGGAGACCGGGCAGGACATCTACGCGCTGACGGGGCCGTTCGGCCCCTACCTGCAGCTCGGCGAGCAGGAGGGCGACACGAAGCCCAAGCGCATCAGCCTCGGCGCCAAGACGGACCTCTCGACCATCAACCTCGACTACGCGCTGCGGCTCCTGAGCCTGCCGCGCCTGATCGGCACCGATCCCGCCACCGGCAAGCCCGTGCGCGCCGGCCTGGGCCGGTTCGGGCCCTATGTCGAATGCGAGCGCGTCTTCGCGAGCGTGGCCTCGGTCGACGAGCTGTTCAGCGTGACGCTCGAACAGGCGCTCGAGCGCATCAAGAACAAGAACCGGCGGCCGGTCCTGCGCGAACTGGGACCGCACCCGGAGACCGGCCTGCCGCTCGTCATCTGCAAGGGCCGTTACGGCCCGTACGTGACCGACGGCAAGTCGAACGGCACCATCGGGCGCGACACCGACCCCGAGGAAGTGACCGTGGCCGACGCGGTGGCATTGCTCGTGGCGGCTGCGGAACGCGCGGCGCAGGGCGGCGGACGACCGGGGCGCGGCGGGCGCAAGGTCACCAAGAAGGCTGCCGGCAAGGCCGTGAAGAAGACGGCGAAGAAGGCCGGCTCCGGCAAGACCGTGAAGAAGACCACCGCGAAGAAGACGGTGAAGAAGGCCGCCAGGAAGGGCGATGGCGCCGCCGCGACCAAGGCCGCGCCCCGTAGGCGTCCTGCCGGGCCCGGCACCGAGTGA
- the trmFO gene encoding methylenetetrahydrofolate--tRNA-(uracil(54)-C(5))-methyltransferase (FADH(2)-oxidizing) TrmFO codes for MSAAPPQVTVVGGGLAGCEAALQLARLGVPVRLAEMRPVSGSPVHRGDALAQIVCSNSLKSTEPATASGVLKQELDALGCRLLDAARACAVPAGSALAVDRDAFSQEVAGRLAAAGVTVDRGPVESLPVIADHLWLVATGPLTSAALVEELGRVTGRPALHFFDAIAPTVTLESLDLDRLYRAARYGKGDSDYLNSALDRETYELLHRELIAAEKADVHAFDRDELFAGCQPIEEIAASGPMSLAFGPLRPVGLADPRAGGRRPHAVVQLRQENREGTLFGLVGFQTRLKQGEQRRVLRLIPGLENAEFVRYGQLHRNFYLDTPRCCEPDFSLKGRADILVAGQMTGVEGYVESIASGLLTAWHAAARLRGLALPALPRETILGSLLGGFLFDQTTARLTPMNANFGLLPDLPELVRDKRLRKLARGDLAARELAAWLAQSPVRALLAG; via the coding sequence GTGAGCGCCGCGCCGCCGCAGGTGACGGTGGTCGGCGGCGGCCTGGCCGGCTGTGAGGCTGCCCTTCAGCTTGCGCGGCTCGGCGTGCCGGTGCGCCTGGCCGAGATGCGCCCCGTCTCGGGCTCGCCCGTTCATCGCGGCGATGCGCTGGCCCAGATCGTCTGCAGCAATTCCCTCAAGAGTACCGAACCGGCCACCGCGAGCGGTGTCCTCAAGCAGGAGCTGGATGCGCTGGGCTGCCGGCTGCTGGACGCGGCGCGCGCCTGCGCGGTGCCGGCCGGAAGCGCGCTGGCGGTCGATCGCGACGCGTTCTCCCAGGAAGTTGCCGGGCGCCTGGCGGCGGCCGGCGTCACCGTGGACCGCGGGCCGGTGGAATCACTGCCCGTCATCGCGGACCACCTGTGGCTGGTGGCGACCGGGCCGTTGACCTCGGCAGCACTGGTCGAGGAACTGGGCCGCGTCACGGGCCGCCCGGCCCTGCACTTCTTCGACGCGATCGCGCCCACGGTCACCCTGGAGTCGCTCGACCTGGACCGGCTCTACCGCGCCGCCCGCTACGGCAAGGGCGACAGCGACTACCTGAACTCGGCCCTCGACCGGGAAACCTACGAACTCCTTCACCGCGAGCTGATCGCCGCCGAGAAGGCCGACGTCCACGCCTTCGATCGCGACGAGTTGTTTGCCGGCTGCCAGCCGATCGAGGAGATCGCGGCTTCCGGTCCCATGTCGCTGGCCTTCGGTCCGCTGCGTCCGGTGGGGTTGGCTGACCCGCGCGCCGGCGGGCGTCGCCCGCACGCCGTCGTGCAGCTGCGACAGGAGAACCGGGAGGGCACGCTGTTCGGGCTCGTCGGATTCCAGACGCGACTGAAGCAGGGCGAGCAGCGCCGCGTGCTGCGCCTGATCCCCGGCCTGGAGAACGCCGAGTTCGTCCGCTACGGCCAGTTGCACCGCAACTTCTACCTCGACACGCCGCGGTGCTGCGAACCCGACTTCTCGCTGAAGGGACGCGCCGACATCCTGGTGGCCGGCCAGATGACGGGCGTGGAGGGCTACGTCGAATCCATCGCCTCGGGACTGCTGACGGCGTGGCACGCCGCCGCGCGGTTACGGGGCCTGGCCCTGCCGGCCCTGCCGCGGGAGACGATCCTCGGCTCCCTGCTCGGCGGATTCCTCTTCGACCAGACCACCGCGCGACTGACGCCGATGAACGCGAACTTCGGCCTGCTGCCGGACCTGCCCGAGCTGGTGCGCGACAAGCGCCTTCGCAAGCTGGCGCGTGGCGACCTGGCCGCGCGCGAACTCGCCGCCTGGCTGGCGCAGTCACCCGTGCGCGCGTTGCTCGCCGGCTGA
- a CDS encoding tyrosine-type recombinase/integrase, giving the protein MDPLQPYLDHLGIERGLSPRTVTAYGRDIRDFLATAVASGLVEEPAGRDQWPRLAGQRDLIRTHLAALRRRGCRPSTLDRHLAAIRSFYRYLKLTSQVEDVPGNLGIGRGGRRRELPHDLNVELTARLLEMPDTATPRGRRDRALLEVIYGLGLRLAEVTGLDLGDLDFPEQRVRVLGKGNRERVLPLAGCAADALAVHLAGSLEPGLWQDVRDGAAGRTAAALPVFEGRPGRRIGRRTVQALVARYAGELAQVAGVSPHTLRHSFATHLLDGGAGIRVVQELLGHRHLSTTQIYTHLGRSRLRASFEAAHPRARTRRGG; this is encoded by the coding sequence ATGGATCCGCTCCAGCCGTACCTCGACCACCTCGGCATCGAACGGGGGCTGAGCCCGCGCACGGTGACGGCCTACGGTCGCGACATCCGCGACTTCCTGGCCACCGCCGTCGCTTCCGGGCTGGTGGAGGAGCCGGCCGGTCGCGACCAGTGGCCGCGCCTGGCCGGGCAGCGCGACCTCATCCGCACGCACCTGGCAGCCCTGCGCCGCCGCGGCTGCCGCCCAAGCACGCTGGACCGCCACCTGGCGGCGATCCGCTCGTTCTACCGCTACCTTAAGCTGACGTCGCAAGTCGAGGATGTGCCGGGAAATCTGGGCATCGGACGCGGCGGACGGCGGCGCGAACTGCCCCACGACCTGAACGTGGAACTGACCGCACGGCTGCTGGAAATGCCGGACACGGCGACGCCGCGCGGGCGCCGTGACCGCGCGCTGCTCGAGGTGATCTACGGGCTCGGGCTGCGCCTCGCCGAGGTGACGGGGCTGGATTTGGGTGACTTGGATTTCCCGGAGCAGCGCGTGCGCGTGCTGGGCAAGGGCAACCGCGAACGCGTGCTGCCGCTGGCCGGCTGCGCCGCCGACGCGCTGGCCGTGCACCTGGCGGGGTCGCTGGAACCGGGCCTGTGGCAGGACGTGCGCGACGGCGCCGCGGGACGCACCGCGGCAGCCCTGCCCGTCTTCGAGGGCCGGCCGGGGCGACGCATCGGTCGCCGCACCGTGCAGGCGCTCGTGGCACGTTATGCGGGGGAACTGGCGCAGGTCGCCGGCGTTTCCCCGCACACGCTCCGGCACAGTTTCGCCACGCACCTGCTCGACGGCGGGGCCGGCATCCGTGTCGTGCAGGAACTGCTCGGGCACCGGCACCTGTCGACCACGCAGATCTACACCCATCTGGGCCGCAGTCGGCTGCGGGCGAGCTTCGAGGCCGCCCACCCGCGCGCCCGCACCCGCCGCGGCGGTTGA
- the hslV gene encoding ATP-dependent protease subunit HslV — translation MKIRSTTVLAVLRDGRGAIGSDGQVTLGNTAVKHGAVKVRPLFGGQVLVGFAGGAADAFSLFEKFEGHLERYRGHLKRATVEMAREWRSDRVLRRLEAMMVVMDRTDIFTVSGSGDIIEADDHLAAIGSGGPYALAAARALARRTDLSAAEICRESLQIAGEICIYTNTNLTILETGAEGGEPHADPAD, via the coding sequence ATGAAGATCCGTTCCACCACGGTACTCGCGGTGCTGCGCGACGGGCGCGGCGCGATCGGCAGCGACGGCCAGGTCACGCTCGGCAATACGGCCGTCAAGCACGGCGCCGTCAAGGTGCGCCCTCTGTTCGGCGGCCAGGTGCTCGTTGGTTTTGCCGGCGGTGCCGCCGACGCCTTTTCCCTCTTCGAGAAGTTCGAAGGGCACCTCGAACGCTACCGCGGCCACCTCAAGCGCGCCACGGTCGAGATGGCGCGCGAGTGGCGGAGCGATCGCGTCCTGCGTCGGCTCGAAGCGATGATGGTCGTCATGGACCGCACCGACATCTTCACGGTCTCCGGATCCGGCGACATCATCGAGGCCGACGACCATCTGGCGGCCATCGGCTCCGGTGGACCGTACGCACTGGCGGCGGCCCGCGCGCTGGCCAGGCGTACCGACCTGTCCGCGGCCGAGATCTGCCGCGAATCCCTGCAGATCGCCGGCGAGATCTGCATCTACACGAATACCAACCTCACCATCCTGGAGACAGGCGCGGAAGGCGGCGAGCCCCATGCAGATCCGGCAGATTGA